A stretch of the Paramormyrops kingsleyae isolate MSU_618 chromosome 16, PKINGS_0.4, whole genome shotgun sequence genome encodes the following:
- the LOC111856278 gene encoding putative ATP-dependent RNA helicase an3 isoform X10, whose product MNGDRSGFGGRGPSRTDRGGRGGYRGNRGSGSFNQSQPTQNAGFAFDKDGGWNSSKDRDAYTSFGGRNDRGKSSFFSDRGAGTRGRFERGGFGGSNSRWVEDSRDEEDWSKPTSPNERLEHELFSGSNTGINFEKYDDIPVEATGTNCPPHIESFHDVDMGEIIMGNIALSRYTKPTPVQKHAIPIIKTKRDLMACAQTGSGKTAAFLLPVLSQIYTEGPGEALQAMKASNQENGKYGRRKQFPISLVLAPTRELALQIYDEARKFAYRSRVRPCVVYGGADIGQQIRDLERGCHLLVATPGRLVDMMERGKIGLDYCNYLVLDEADRMLDMGFEPQIRRIVEQDTMPPKGLRHTMMFSATFPKEIQILARDFLEEYIFLAVGRVGSTSENITQKVVWVEESDKRSFLLDLLNATGKDSLTLVFVETKKGADALEDFLYREGYACTSIHGDRSQRDREEALHQFRSGRCPILVATAVAARGLDISNVKHVINFDLPSDIEEYVHRIGRTGRVGNLGLATSFFNDKNSNITKDLLDLLVEAKQEVPSWLESLAYEHQHKSSSRGRSKRFSGGFGARDYRQSSSSGTSFGTRGNRNTGGHGGSRGFGGGKGFGNFYSNDGYGGNYSQVDWWGN is encoded by the exons GATTTGCCTTTGACAAAGATGGCGGATGGAATAGTTCCAAAGACAGAGATGCATACACTAGCTTTGGAGGGCGCAATGACAGAGGGAAGTCTTCATTCTTCAGTGATAGAGGTGCCGGGACACGAGGAAG ATTTGAACGTGGAGGCTTTGGGGGCAGCAACAGCCGGTGGGTGGAGGACTCGAGAGACGAGGAGGACTGGTCCAAACCAACTTCTCCAAATGAGCGCTTGGAACA TGAGCTCTTCTCTGGAAGCAATACGGGGATTAACTTTGAGAAGTATGACGACATTCCTGTAGAAGCCACAGGCACCAATTGCCCACCCCATATTGAAAGT TTCCATGATGTTGACATGGGAGAGATTATCATGGGCAACATAGCTCTGAGCCGTTACACGAAGCCCACTCCTGTCCAGAAGCATGCTATTCCCATCATCAAGACTAAGAGGGACCTTATGGCCTGTGCTCAGACCG GCTCTGGGAAAACGGCAGCGTTTCTGCTTCCCGTGCTGAGTCAGATTTACACTGAGGGTCCCGGAGAGGCACTACAGGCCATGAAAGCTAGCAATCAG GAAAATGGGAAGTATGGGCGTCGCAAGCAGTTCCCAATCTCTCTGGTTCTGGCCCCAACTAGAGAGCTCGCTCTGCAGATCTATGATGAGGCCCGAAAG TTTGCCTACAGGTCCAGAGTGCGCCCCTGTGTTGTGTATGGAGGAGCAGACATCGGCCAGCAGATCCGTGACCTCGAGAGGGGCTGCCATCTTTTGGTGGCCACACCTGGACGTCTGGTAGACATGATGGAGAGAGGAAAAATAGGCCTAGATTACTGCAA CTACCTGGTTCTGGATGAGGCAGACAGAATGCTTGACATGGGCTTCGAGCCTCAGATCCGCCGCATCGTCGAGCAGGATACCATGCCGCCTAAGGGTCTCAGGCATACCATGATGTTCAGCGCCACCTTCCCCAAGGAAATTCAG ATTCTTGCTCGTGACTTCCTGGAGGAGTACATTTTCCTGGCTGTCGGCCGTGTGGGATCAACTTCTGAGAATATCACCCAGAAAGTGGTCTGGGTGGAAGAGAGCGACAAGAGATCTTTTCTGCTGGATCTGCTGAATGCCACTG gtaAAGACTCCCTCACCCTGGTGTTTGTGGAAACGAAGAAGGGAGCAGACGCCCTGGAGGACTTCCTGTACCGCGAGGGCTATGCCTGTACCAGTATCCATGGCGACCGCTCTCAGAGGGATAGGGAAGAGGCACTCCATCAGTTCCGTTCTGGAAGATGCCCCATCTTGGTTGCTACAGCG GTTGCTGCACGTGGACTAGATATCTCCAATGTAAAGCACGTCATCAACTTTGATTTGCCCAGCGATATTGAGGAATATGTCCACCGCATTGGTCGTACTGGACGTGTTGGAAATCTTG GTTTGGCTACATCTTTCTTCAATGACAAGAACAGCAACATCACAAAGGATCTTCTAGACCTCCTGGTTGAAGCTAAACAGGAGGTTCCTTCATGGCTGGAGAGCCTGGCTTATGAGCATCAGCATAAAAGTAGCAGCCGTGGACGTTCCAAGAG GTTTTCTGGAGGTTTCGGTGCCCGTGATTATCGTCAGAGCAGCAGCAGCGGCACCAGCTTTGGCACCCGCGGGAATCGCAACACCGGGGGTCACGGGGGGAGCCGAGGATTTGGTGGTGGTAAGG GTTTTGGAAACTTCTACAGCAATGATGGATATGGAGGAAATTATTCCCAAGTTGACTGGTGGGGAAACTAA
- the LOC111856278 gene encoding ATP-dependent RNA helicase DDX3X-like isoform X9, translating to MSHVVAENAHGLDQQLAALDLNSAADIQGGGGTGRRYIPPHLRNKEASKNGFAFDKDGGWNSSKDRDAYTSFGGRNDRGKSSFFSDRGAGTRGRFERGGFGGSNSRWVEDSRDEEDWSKPTSPNERLEHELFSGSNTGINFEKYDDIPVEATGTNCPPHIESFHDVDMGEIIMGNIALSRYTKPTPVQKHAIPIIKTKRDLMACAQTGSGKTAAFLLPVLSQIYTEGPGEALQAMKASNQENGKYGRRKQFPISLVLAPTRELALQIYDEARKFAYRSRVRPCVVYGGADIGQQIRDLERGCHLLVATPGRLVDMMERGKIGLDYCNYLVLDEADRMLDMGFEPQIRRIVEQDTMPPKGLRHTMMFSATFPKEIQILARDFLEEYIFLAVGRVGSTSENITQKVVWVEESDKRSFLLDLLNATGKDSLTLVFVETKKGADALEDFLYREGYACTSIHGDRSQRDREEALHQFRSGRCPILVATAVAARGLDISNVKHVINFDLPSDIEEYVHRIGRTGRVGNLGLATSFFNDKNSNITKDLLDLLVEAKQEVPSWLESLAYEHQHKSSSRGRSKRFSGGFGARDYRQSSSSGTSFGTRGNRNTGGHGGSRGFGGGKGFGNFYSNDGYGGNYSQVDWWGN from the exons GATTTGCCTTTGACAAAGATGGCGGATGGAATAGTTCCAAAGACAGAGATGCATACACTAGCTTTGGAGGGCGCAATGACAGAGGGAAGTCTTCATTCTTCAGTGATAGAGGTGCCGGGACACGAGGAAG ATTTGAACGTGGAGGCTTTGGGGGCAGCAACAGCCGGTGGGTGGAGGACTCGAGAGACGAGGAGGACTGGTCCAAACCAACTTCTCCAAATGAGCGCTTGGAACA TGAGCTCTTCTCTGGAAGCAATACGGGGATTAACTTTGAGAAGTATGACGACATTCCTGTAGAAGCCACAGGCACCAATTGCCCACCCCATATTGAAAGT TTCCATGATGTTGACATGGGAGAGATTATCATGGGCAACATAGCTCTGAGCCGTTACACGAAGCCCACTCCTGTCCAGAAGCATGCTATTCCCATCATCAAGACTAAGAGGGACCTTATGGCCTGTGCTCAGACCG GCTCTGGGAAAACGGCAGCGTTTCTGCTTCCCGTGCTGAGTCAGATTTACACTGAGGGTCCCGGAGAGGCACTACAGGCCATGAAAGCTAGCAATCAG GAAAATGGGAAGTATGGGCGTCGCAAGCAGTTCCCAATCTCTCTGGTTCTGGCCCCAACTAGAGAGCTCGCTCTGCAGATCTATGATGAGGCCCGAAAG TTTGCCTACAGGTCCAGAGTGCGCCCCTGTGTTGTGTATGGAGGAGCAGACATCGGCCAGCAGATCCGTGACCTCGAGAGGGGCTGCCATCTTTTGGTGGCCACACCTGGACGTCTGGTAGACATGATGGAGAGAGGAAAAATAGGCCTAGATTACTGCAA CTACCTGGTTCTGGATGAGGCAGACAGAATGCTTGACATGGGCTTCGAGCCTCAGATCCGCCGCATCGTCGAGCAGGATACCATGCCGCCTAAGGGTCTCAGGCATACCATGATGTTCAGCGCCACCTTCCCCAAGGAAATTCAG ATTCTTGCTCGTGACTTCCTGGAGGAGTACATTTTCCTGGCTGTCGGCCGTGTGGGATCAACTTCTGAGAATATCACCCAGAAAGTGGTCTGGGTGGAAGAGAGCGACAAGAGATCTTTTCTGCTGGATCTGCTGAATGCCACTG gtaAAGACTCCCTCACCCTGGTGTTTGTGGAAACGAAGAAGGGAGCAGACGCCCTGGAGGACTTCCTGTACCGCGAGGGCTATGCCTGTACCAGTATCCATGGCGACCGCTCTCAGAGGGATAGGGAAGAGGCACTCCATCAGTTCCGTTCTGGAAGATGCCCCATCTTGGTTGCTACAGCG GTTGCTGCACGTGGACTAGATATCTCCAATGTAAAGCACGTCATCAACTTTGATTTGCCCAGCGATATTGAGGAATATGTCCACCGCATTGGTCGTACTGGACGTGTTGGAAATCTTG GTTTGGCTACATCTTTCTTCAATGACAAGAACAGCAACATCACAAAGGATCTTCTAGACCTCCTGGTTGAAGCTAAACAGGAGGTTCCTTCATGGCTGGAGAGCCTGGCTTATGAGCATCAGCATAAAAGTAGCAGCCGTGGACGTTCCAAGAG GTTTTCTGGAGGTTTCGGTGCCCGTGATTATCGTCAGAGCAGCAGCAGCGGCACCAGCTTTGGCACCCGCGGGAATCGCAACACCGGGGGTCACGGGGGGAGCCGAGGATTTGGTGGTGGTAAGG GTTTTGGAAACTTCTACAGCAATGATGGATATGGAGGAAATTATTCCCAAGTTGACTGGTGGGGAAACTAA